A single window of Bordetella genomosp. 11 DNA harbors:
- the pxpB gene encoding 5-oxoprolinase subunit PxpB, translating into MDTAPGQPAPVWRIHPQGDRCLLIVFGDSIDAGVGRRCLAVAGLLRDAGLPGVTDVVPSFVAVAVHYAPGPDNAGPTFAFLARRIETLLAAGIPDTDSTARDVDVPVCYGGEHGPDLAEVARAVGVTPDEIVALHTQPGSMVFMLGFAPGHPYIGVHDARLNLPRRASPRTAVPMGSVAIANRQTVIYPSRLPGGWNIIGATPLKLFDAAREPASLLQPGDRIRFVPIDAATFARMRAEQA; encoded by the coding sequence GTGGACACCGCGCCCGGTCAGCCGGCGCCGGTCTGGCGTATCCACCCGCAGGGCGATCGCTGCCTGCTGATCGTGTTCGGCGATTCCATCGACGCCGGCGTCGGGCGGCGCTGCCTGGCCGTGGCGGGCCTGCTGCGCGACGCCGGCTTGCCCGGCGTCACCGATGTCGTCCCTTCGTTCGTCGCGGTGGCGGTGCATTACGCGCCCGGGCCGGATAACGCCGGCCCGACCTTCGCATTCCTGGCCCGCCGCATCGAAACCCTGCTGGCCGCGGGCATACCCGACACGGACAGCACCGCCCGGGACGTGGATGTGCCCGTCTGCTATGGCGGCGAGCACGGCCCCGACCTGGCGGAAGTCGCGCGCGCCGTCGGCGTCACGCCGGACGAGATCGTCGCCTTGCATACGCAGCCCGGCAGCATGGTGTTCATGCTGGGATTCGCACCGGGCCATCCCTATATCGGCGTGCACGACGCGCGCCTGAACCTGCCGCGGCGCGCCTCGCCGCGCACCGCCGTGCCGATGGGATCGGTGGCCATCGCCAACCGTCAGACCGTGATCTATCCCAGCCGCCTGCCGGGCGGGTGGAACATCATCGGCGCCACGCCATTGAAGCTGTTCGATGCGGCGCGCGAACCGGCGTCGCTGCTGCAGCCCGGCGACCGGATCCGCTTCGTTCCGATCGATGCGGCCACCTTCGCGCGCATGCGGGCGGAGCAGGCATGA
- a CDS encoding biotin-dependent carboxyltransferase family protein, which produces MSVRVLKPGLLSSLQDLGRLGYQHQGIPAAGAMDARAHRLASLLAGNDPARTASLEITLQGPTLRFERAACFALGGASLGAALNGQPLPVNRPLLARAGDELSFGAPIFAPDETAPGAAPGLRAYLAVHGGFAVPPLMGSESTYLRSGFGGHHGRALAKGDTIELRLHLREDGLDALEDAQWQTRLYLPGTLAARTRATVRAMPGRQWEDFSAAARAAFGQEPFTVTPQSDRMGYRLDGPALGMDTPRQMLSEATCFGTVQVPADGAPIVLMADRQTTGGYPKIAQVASVDLPALAQTAPGSTIRFEMISLEQAQRLDSDRETAFAHLAAALAPLRALYARHTYEPD; this is translated from the coding sequence ATGAGCGTTCGCGTGTTGAAGCCGGGCTTGCTGTCCTCCTTGCAGGACCTGGGACGGTTGGGCTACCAGCACCAGGGCATACCGGCCGCTGGCGCCATGGACGCCAGGGCCCACCGCCTGGCCAGCCTCCTTGCGGGCAACGACCCGGCCCGCACCGCCTCGCTGGAAATCACCCTGCAGGGGCCGACGCTGCGCTTCGAACGTGCCGCCTGTTTCGCCCTGGGCGGCGCATCGCTGGGCGCAGCGCTGAACGGCCAGCCGTTACCGGTGAACCGGCCGCTGCTGGCCCGGGCGGGCGACGAGCTCTCTTTCGGCGCGCCCATCTTCGCGCCCGACGAGACCGCGCCCGGCGCGGCGCCGGGCCTGCGCGCGTATCTGGCGGTCCATGGCGGCTTCGCGGTACCGCCGCTGATGGGTAGCGAAAGCACCTATCTGCGCAGCGGTTTCGGCGGCCACCATGGGCGGGCGCTGGCCAAGGGCGACACCATCGAGCTGCGCTTGCACCTGCGAGAAGACGGCCTGGACGCGCTGGAGGATGCCCAATGGCAGACGCGGCTGTACCTGCCGGGCACGCTGGCCGCGCGGACGCGGGCCACGGTGCGGGCGATGCCGGGACGGCAGTGGGAAGACTTCAGCGCCGCGGCGCGCGCGGCCTTCGGCCAGGAGCCGTTCACCGTGACGCCGCAGTCCGACCGCATGGGATACAGGCTGGACGGCCCCGCGCTGGGCATGGACACCCCACGCCAGATGCTGTCGGAGGCCACCTGCTTCGGCACTGTCCAGGTCCCCGCCGATGGCGCGCCCATCGTGCTGATGGCAGACCGCCAGACCACCGGCGGCTATCCCAAAATCGCCCAGGTCGCCAGCGTCGATCTCCCGGCCTTGGCACAAACGGCGCCCGGTAGCACCATACGCTTTGAAATGATTTCCCTGGAGCAGGCGCAGCGGCTGGACAGCGATCGGGAGACCGCATTCGCGCACCTTGCCGCGGCCCTCGCGCCCCTGCGCGCGCTGTATGCGCGCCATACATACGAACCGGACTGA
- a CDS encoding LamB/YcsF family protein, giving the protein MGLSIDLNCDMGESYGAWKMGNDEGVLEYVSSANIACGFHGGDPGTMRRTVAGALARGVALGAHPSLPDLAGFGRRVMQISPSEAYDFMVYQIGALAGVAASQGARLHHVKVHGALYNMAAKDRPLSDAICRAMRDVDTGLVLYGLAGSEHIRAAEALGVPVAQEVFGDRSYQDDGSLTPRSHPGAMITDLDKAVEQVLRMVQDGTVRSVNGKDVPVRADTLCIHGDQPNALVFASGIRAALEKAGIAIKTVASARTPA; this is encoded by the coding sequence ATGGGTTTATCCATAGATTTGAACTGCGACATGGGCGAAAGCTACGGCGCCTGGAAAATGGGCAACGATGAAGGCGTACTGGAGTACGTATCGTCGGCCAATATCGCCTGTGGCTTCCATGGCGGCGATCCCGGCACCATGCGCCGCACGGTGGCCGGGGCGCTGGCGCGCGGCGTGGCGCTGGGCGCACATCCCAGCCTGCCCGACCTGGCCGGCTTCGGTCGCCGCGTCATGCAGATCAGCCCGTCCGAAGCCTACGACTTCATGGTCTACCAGATCGGCGCCCTGGCCGGCGTGGCCGCTTCGCAGGGGGCGCGGCTGCACCATGTAAAGGTGCACGGCGCGCTGTACAACATGGCGGCCAAGGACCGCCCGCTATCGGACGCGATCTGCCGCGCGATGCGCGACGTCGATACCGGCTTGGTGCTGTACGGGCTGGCGGGCAGCGAACATATCCGCGCCGCCGAGGCACTGGGCGTGCCGGTGGCGCAGGAAGTCTTCGGCGATCGCTCCTACCAGGACGACGGCTCGCTGACCCCGCGCAGCCACCCGGGCGCCATGATCACGGACCTGGACAAGGCGGTCGAGCAGGTACTACGCATGGTGCAGGACGGCACGGTCCGTTCGGTCAACGGCAAGGACGTGCCGGTGCGGGCCGACACCCTGTGCATCCATGGCGACCAGCCCAATGCGCTGGTGTTCGCCAGCGGCATCCGCGCGGCGCTCGAAAAAGCCGGCATCGCGATCAAAACGGTGGCCTCGGCGCGCACGCCGGCCTGA
- a CDS encoding GntR family transcriptional regulator: protein MEIKAPATIPYLLYEQVRQMIIDGTLAPGQPLREQELERRFGTSRSPIREALRLLELSGLATHAQRRGFRVVLYTEREIRQLYLLRAELEGYAIRGLSEHEDLEPLLGRLREVHARLERCEPKRAVLSYLSTVRHAFLEIVDFVGNEPLREAVHRLNERCEPLRYNLYRRGFSDVGAVASFVGRVSEAIAGREFDRAAAARRECAQWMLPLVLRAYAEEVSARGTGAA from the coding sequence ATGGAAATCAAGGCGCCGGCCACTATTCCGTACCTGCTCTACGAGCAGGTGCGTCAGATGATTATCGACGGCACCTTGGCCCCCGGCCAGCCGCTGCGCGAGCAGGAGCTGGAACGGCGTTTCGGTACCAGCCGCAGTCCCATACGCGAAGCGCTGCGCCTGCTCGAGCTGAGCGGGCTGGCCACGCATGCGCAGCGGCGGGGGTTTCGCGTGGTGCTGTACACCGAGCGTGAAATCCGCCAGCTCTATTTGCTGCGCGCCGAGCTGGAAGGCTATGCCATTCGCGGCTTGTCCGAGCACGAGGACCTTGAACCGCTGCTGGGCCGCCTGCGCGAGGTGCATGCCCGCCTGGAGCGCTGCGAGCCGAAGCGCGCCGTGCTGAGCTATCTATCCACCGTGCGCCATGCCTTCCTGGAAATCGTCGATTTTGTCGGCAACGAGCCTTTGCGCGAGGCCGTGCATCGGCTGAACGAGCGCTGCGAGCCCTTGCGCTACAACCTGTACCGCCGCGGCTTTTCCGACGTGGGCGCTGTGGCTTCTTTCGTCGGCCGGGTGAGCGAAGCGATCGCCGGCCGCGAATTCGACCGGGCGGCGGCGGCCCGGCGCGAATGCGCGCAGTGGATGTTGCCGCTGGTACTGCGCGCCTATGCCGAAGAAGTCAGCGCGCGTGGAACCGGCGCGGCCTGA
- a CDS encoding DUF3683 domain-containing protein codes for MNAPLASQLLTAAVPPAPGTRLREIPYNYTSFSDREVVGRLLGEDAWQLLADLRAERRTGRSARMLYEVLGDIWVVRRNPYLQDDLLDNPKRRRLLIEALHHRLGEIDKRREPSRIDFQEGRDLYRDEKVLQLIDRARAAVASFEAQFDLTAQLRRQTQKVLGRVTARDNIKFDGLSRVSHVTDATDWRVEYPFVVLTPDSEDEIAALVRGCFELGLTIIPRGGGTGYTGGAIPLTWKSAVINTEKFETLGKVELTPLPGVADPVATVFTGAGVVTKRVADAAAQAGYVFAVDPTSAEASCVGGNIAMNAGGKKAVLWGTALDNLAWWRMVDPEGNWLEVTRLEHNLGKIHDVDVVRFELKWFDGRGKPGGTPLRSETLEIEGRRFRKEGLGKDVTDKFLAGLPGVQKEGCDGLITSARWVLHRMPTHMRTVCMEFFGQARDAIPSIIEVKHYLDTEGKQRGAILAGLEHLDERYLRAVGYATKSKRGQLPKMVLIGDIVGDDESAVATAASEVVRLANTRHGEGFVAVSAEARKQFWADRSRTAAIARHTNAFKINEDVVIPLGRMGEYTDHIERINIELSTRNKLRLLDELEAFLGQPLPLGKAEDAEDAEITRAEVLAERTRQARELIAATRARWQYLLHELDKPLTQALPDLAGLGMSHMQSTLADRIGAQADARVFDVVQDRTVRVSWKTEVLAQLQGIFSGSACQKVLDEMRAIHARVLKSRVFVALHMHAGDGNVHTNIPVNSDDYGMLREANEAVARIMRIARDLDGVISGEHGIGLTKYEFLTQEELQPFQDYKRRVDPHDRFNAGKLMPGADLTHAWTPSFNLMGHESLIMQQSDIGAISSSIKDCLRCGKCKPVCATHVPRANLLYSPRNKILATSLLVEAFLYEEQTRRGVSLKHWEEFEDVADHCTVCHKCYNPCPVDIDFGDVSMNMRALLRRMGRKSFNPGTTAAMFFLNAKDPATINATRKAMVGVGYKVQRAAHDLLSGLARKQTRHPPATVGKAPLREQVVHFINKKMPGGLPKQTARKLLDIEDANYVPIIRDPRATSADTEAVFYFPGCGSERLFSQVGLATQAMLWHAGVQTVLPPGYLCCGYPQRGNGMNDKAEQIITDNRVLFHRVANTLNYLDIKTVVVSCGTCYDQLAGYEFDKIFPGCRLVDIHEYLLEKGIKLDGVQGVRYMYHDPCHTPMKLQDPMKTVKSLIGDGTLKSDRCCGESGTLAVTRPDISTQVRFRKEEELRKGNEAVRADGFDGDVKVLTSCPSCLQGLSRYKGDTAMEADYIVVEMARHILGQDWMQNYVRQANAGGIERVLV; via the coding sequence ATGAACGCCCCCCTCGCCAGCCAGCTCTTGACCGCGGCGGTTCCGCCGGCACCCGGCACCCGCCTGCGTGAAATCCCCTACAACTACACCTCGTTCTCCGACCGCGAAGTCGTCGGCCGCCTGCTGGGCGAGGACGCCTGGCAATTGCTGGCGGATTTGCGCGCCGAGCGCCGCACGGGCCGGTCCGCGCGTATGTTGTACGAGGTGTTGGGCGACATCTGGGTGGTGCGCCGCAATCCTTATCTGCAGGACGACCTGCTGGACAACCCGAAGCGCCGCCGCCTGCTGATCGAGGCGCTGCATCATCGCCTGGGTGAAATCGACAAGCGCCGCGAGCCCAGCCGCATCGACTTCCAGGAAGGCCGCGACCTGTACCGCGACGAAAAGGTGCTGCAGCTGATCGATCGCGCGCGCGCCGCCGTGGCCAGCTTCGAGGCGCAGTTCGACCTGACCGCGCAGTTGCGCCGGCAGACGCAGAAGGTGCTGGGACGCGTCACCGCGCGCGACAACATCAAGTTCGATGGCCTGTCCCGGGTATCGCACGTGACCGACGCCACCGACTGGCGCGTCGAGTACCCCTTCGTGGTGCTGACGCCCGACAGCGAGGACGAAATCGCGGCGCTGGTGCGCGGCTGTTTCGAGCTCGGATTGACCATCATTCCGCGTGGGGGCGGCACCGGCTACACCGGCGGCGCGATCCCGCTGACCTGGAAATCGGCGGTTATCAATACCGAGAAATTCGAAACGCTGGGCAAGGTCGAACTGACCCCGCTGCCCGGGGTCGCGGATCCCGTGGCCACGGTGTTCACCGGTGCCGGCGTGGTGACCAAGCGCGTGGCCGACGCGGCCGCCCAGGCCGGCTATGTCTTCGCCGTGGATCCCACCTCGGCCGAGGCGTCCTGTGTGGGCGGCAATATCGCCATGAACGCGGGCGGCAAGAAGGCCGTCCTGTGGGGCACCGCGCTGGATAACCTGGCCTGGTGGCGCATGGTGGACCCGGAGGGCAACTGGCTGGAAGTCACCCGGCTGGAGCACAACCTGGGCAAGATCCACGACGTGGACGTCGTCCGCTTCGAGCTCAAATGGTTCGATGGCCGGGGCAAGCCCGGCGGGACGCCGCTGCGCAGCGAAACCCTGGAAATCGAAGGGCGCCGTTTCCGCAAGGAAGGGCTGGGCAAGGACGTCACGGACAAATTCCTGGCCGGGCTGCCCGGCGTGCAGAAGGAAGGCTGCGACGGCCTGATCACGTCCGCGCGCTGGGTGCTGCATCGGATGCCGACGCACATGCGCACCGTCTGTATGGAGTTCTTCGGCCAGGCGCGCGATGCGATCCCGTCGATCATCGAGGTCAAGCATTACCTGGACACCGAGGGCAAGCAGCGTGGCGCCATCCTGGCCGGGCTGGAACACCTGGACGAACGCTACCTGCGCGCGGTGGGCTATGCCACCAAGAGCAAGCGCGGCCAGTTGCCCAAGATGGTGCTGATCGGCGACATCGTCGGCGACGACGAATCCGCCGTGGCCACCGCCGCCAGCGAAGTCGTGCGCCTGGCCAATACGCGCCACGGCGAAGGCTTCGTCGCGGTCAGCGCGGAAGCCCGCAAGCAATTCTGGGCCGACCGCTCGCGCACCGCCGCCATCGCGCGCCATACCAACGCCTTCAAGATCAACGAAGACGTGGTGATCCCGCTGGGCCGGATGGGCGAGTACACCGACCATATCGAACGCATCAACATCGAGCTGTCCACGCGCAACAAGCTGCGCCTGCTCGACGAGCTGGAAGCCTTTCTGGGCCAGCCGCTGCCGCTGGGCAAGGCCGAAGACGCCGAGGACGCGGAAATCACGCGCGCCGAAGTCCTGGCCGAACGCACCCGCCAGGCGCGCGAGCTGATCGCCGCCACGCGGGCCCGCTGGCAGTATCTGCTGCACGAGTTGGACAAGCCGCTGACCCAGGCGCTGCCGGACCTGGCCGGTCTGGGCATGAGCCACATGCAATCGACTCTGGCCGACCGCATCGGGGCACAGGCGGACGCGCGGGTGTTCGACGTCGTGCAGGACCGCACGGTGCGCGTGTCCTGGAAGACCGAGGTCCTGGCGCAGTTGCAGGGGATATTCTCCGGTTCGGCCTGCCAGAAGGTGCTGGACGAGATGCGCGCCATCCATGCGCGCGTGCTCAAGAGCCGGGTTTTCGTCGCGCTGCACATGCATGCCGGCGACGGCAACGTGCATACGAACATCCCGGTCAATTCCGACGATTACGGCATGCTGCGCGAGGCCAACGAGGCCGTCGCCCGCATCATGCGGATCGCCCGCGACCTGGACGGCGTGATTTCCGGCGAGCACGGCATCGGCCTGACCAAGTACGAATTCCTGACGCAGGAAGAACTGCAACCCTTCCAGGACTACAAGCGCCGCGTCGATCCGCACGATCGCTTCAATGCGGGCAAGCTGATGCCGGGCGCGGACCTGACGCATGCGTGGACGCCCAGCTTCAACCTGATGGGCCACGAGTCGCTGATCATGCAGCAAAGCGACATCGGCGCCATCTCTTCGTCCATCAAGGACTGCCTGCGCTGCGGCAAGTGCAAGCCGGTATGCGCCACCCATGTGCCGCGCGCCAATCTCCTGTATTCGCCGCGCAACAAGATCCTGGCGACCTCGCTGCTGGTAGAGGCCTTCCTGTACGAAGAGCAGACCCGCCGCGGCGTCAGCCTGAAGCACTGGGAGGAATTCGAGGACGTGGCGGACCACTGCACCGTCTGCCACAAGTGCTACAACCCCTGCCCGGTGGACATCGACTTCGGCGATGTGTCGATGAACATGCGCGCGCTGCTGCGCCGCATGGGACGCAAGTCCTTCAATCCCGGCACCACGGCGGCGATGTTCTTCCTGAACGCCAAGGATCCCGCCACCATCAACGCCACGCGCAAGGCGATGGTGGGCGTGGGCTACAAGGTGCAGCGCGCGGCCCACGACCTGCTGTCCGGGCTGGCGCGCAAGCAGACGCGCCATCCGCCGGCCACCGTCGGCAAGGCGCCGCTGCGCGAACAGGTGGTGCATTTCATCAACAAAAAAATGCCCGGCGGCCTGCCCAAGCAGACGGCGCGCAAGCTGCTGGATATCGAGGACGCCAACTACGTTCCCATCATCCGCGACCCGCGCGCCACATCCGCCGATACCGAGGCCGTGTTCTATTTCCCGGGATGCGGGTCGGAGCGCCTGTTCTCGCAGGTGGGCCTGGCGACGCAGGCCATGCTATGGCATGCCGGCGTGCAGACGGTGCTGCCGCCGGGCTATCTGTGCTGCGGCTATCCGCAGCGCGGCAACGGCATGAACGACAAGGCCGAGCAGATCATCACGGATAACCGCGTGCTGTTCCACCGCGTCGCCAACACGCTGAACTACCTGGACATCAAGACGGTCGTGGTCAGCTGCGGCACCTGCTACGACCAGCTGGCGGGCTACGAGTTCGACAAGATCTTCCCGGGTTGCCGCCTGGTCGACATCCACGAATACCTGCTGGAAAAGGGCATCAAGCTGGACGGTGTGCAGGGTGTGCGCTACATGTACCACGATCCTTGCCATACGCCCATGAAGCTGCAGGATCCGATGAAGACCGTGAAGTCGCTGATCGGCGACGGCACGCTGAAAAGCGACCGTTGCTGCGGCGAGTCCGGCACGCTGGCCGTCACGCGGCCCGACATCTCCACGCAGGTGCGCTTCCGCAAGGAAGAGGAATTGCGCAAGGGCAACGAGGCGGTGCGCGCGGACGGGTTCGACGGCGACGTCAAGGTGCTGACCTCCTGCCCGTCGTGCCTGCAGGGCTTGTCGCGCTACAAGGGCGATACCGCGATGGAGGCGGACTACATCGTGGTGGAAATGGCGCGCCATATCCTCGGGCAGGATTGGATGCAGAACTACGTCAGGCAGGCCAACGCCGGCGGTATCGAACGCGTGCTGGTGTAG
- a CDS encoding YqaA family protein, whose product MEAALTSAVNWLLATLALPNVGLSAIFIISLVSATLLPLGSEPAVFGYVKLVPDMFWPAVLVATAGNTVGGAISYAMGWGAWRAAERWKEKHPHRAHEARAGAGQGRWHQKAHDWLHRMGPPALLLAWMPAVGDPLCAVAGWLRLAFWPCLVYMAIGKFLRYLVMTGSLVWMFPHA is encoded by the coding sequence ATGGAAGCAGCCTTGACGTCCGCCGTGAACTGGCTCCTGGCCACGTTGGCGCTGCCCAACGTCGGCCTCAGCGCCATATTCATTATCAGCCTGGTTTCCGCGACCCTGCTGCCCCTGGGCTCGGAACCGGCGGTGTTCGGCTACGTGAAGCTGGTGCCCGATATGTTCTGGCCGGCCGTCCTGGTCGCCACGGCGGGCAATACCGTGGGCGGGGCGATCAGCTACGCCATGGGCTGGGGCGCCTGGCGCGCCGCCGAACGCTGGAAGGAAAAACACCCGCACCGCGCCCACGAGGCCCGCGCCGGTGCCGGGCAGGGACGCTGGCACCAGAAAGCCCACGACTGGCTGCACCGCATGGGTCCGCCGGCGCTGTTGCTTGCCTGGATGCCGGCCGTGGGGGACCCGCTGTGCGCCGTGGCGGGATGGCTGCGCCTGGCATTCTGGCCTTGCCTGGTCTACATGGCGATCGGTAAATTTCTGCGCTACCTGGTGATGACCGGCAGCCTGGTATGGATGTTTCCGCACGCCTGA
- the ilvA gene encoding threonine ammonia-lyase, biosynthetic, with translation MSTDYLKRILTSKVYDVAVESPLEPATLLSQRISNTVLLKREDTQPVFSFKLRGAYNKMANMTPAALARGVIAASAGNHAQGVALSARRLGCRAVIVMPTTTPDVKVDAVRRLGGEVVLAGESFSDAYAHAKELERKQKLTFVHPFDDPDVIAGQGTVGMEILRQHPGQLDAVFVAIGGGGLISGVAAYIKQLRPEIKIIGVQTEDSDAMLRSVRAGRRVVLNDVGLFSDGTAVKQVGAETFKLVRKYVDDFVVVDTDAICAAIKDVFQDTRSVLEPAGAMAVAGAKQYLAQHKWKNKTVAAIACGANMNFDRLRFVAERAEVGEMREAVFVVSMPEQRGSFRKFCELVGDRSVTEFNYRISDAVRAHVFVGLQVSSPAEPEKLATNFRRHGFDTLDLTHDEMAKTHLRHMVGGRSSLAHDELLYRFEFPERPGALMRFLSAMNPSWNISLFHYRNQGADYGRILVGIQVPPSDKKQFKQFIAELAYPCWNETENPAYKLIL, from the coding sequence ATGTCCACCGACTATCTGAAACGCATCCTCACTTCGAAGGTCTACGACGTCGCCGTCGAGTCCCCGCTGGAACCGGCCACCCTGCTGTCCCAGCGAATTTCGAACACGGTGCTGCTCAAGCGGGAGGACACCCAACCGGTGTTCAGCTTCAAGCTGCGCGGCGCCTACAACAAGATGGCCAACATGACGCCCGCGGCACTGGCGCGCGGCGTGATCGCGGCCTCGGCCGGCAACCATGCGCAAGGCGTCGCGCTGTCGGCCCGCAGGCTGGGATGCCGCGCCGTCATCGTCATGCCGACCACCACCCCGGACGTCAAGGTCGACGCCGTGCGGCGGCTTGGCGGCGAAGTCGTCCTGGCGGGCGAAAGCTTCTCCGACGCCTACGCCCATGCCAAGGAACTGGAACGCAAGCAGAAGCTGACGTTCGTACACCCCTTCGACGATCCGGACGTCATCGCCGGACAGGGCACCGTGGGCATGGAAATCCTGCGCCAGCATCCGGGCCAGCTCGATGCGGTTTTCGTCGCCATCGGCGGCGGCGGCCTGATTTCCGGCGTGGCGGCATATATCAAGCAGTTGCGGCCGGAGATAAAAATCATCGGCGTGCAGACGGAAGACTCCGACGCCATGCTGCGCAGCGTGCGCGCCGGACGGCGCGTGGTGCTCAACGACGTCGGGCTGTTTTCCGACGGCACGGCGGTCAAGCAGGTGGGCGCGGAAACCTTCAAGCTAGTGCGCAAATACGTGGACGACTTCGTGGTCGTCGACACGGATGCCATCTGCGCGGCGATCAAGGACGTATTCCAGGATACCCGCAGCGTGCTGGAACCGGCCGGCGCGATGGCGGTGGCCGGCGCCAAGCAGTACCTGGCCCAGCATAAGTGGAAGAACAAGACCGTGGCGGCGATCGCCTGCGGCGCCAACATGAATTTCGACCGCCTGCGCTTCGTCGCCGAGCGTGCCGAGGTCGGCGAGATGCGCGAAGCGGTGTTCGTCGTCTCCATGCCCGAACAGCGCGGCAGCTTCCGCAAGTTCTGCGAACTGGTGGGCGACCGCAGCGTCACGGAATTCAACTACCGGATATCCGATGCCGTGCGTGCCCACGTTTTCGTCGGGCTGCAGGTGTCGTCGCCGGCGGAACCCGAAAAACTGGCCACCAATTTCCGGCGCCACGGGTTCGACACGCTGGATCTCACGCACGATGAAATGGCCAAGACCCACCTGCGCCATATGGTGGGTGGCCGGTCGTCCCTGGCGCACGACGAACTGCTGTACCGCTTCGAATTCCCCGAGCGCCCCGGCGCGCTGATGCGCTTTCTGAGCGCCATGAATCCCAGCTGGAACATCAGCCTTTTCCATTACCGCAACCAGGGCGCGGACTACGGCCGCATCCTGGTCGGCATCCAGGTGCCGCCGTCGGACAAGAAACAGTTCAAGCAGTTCATCGCCGAATTGGCGTATCCCTGCTGGAACGAGACGGAAAATCCGGCTTATAAACTGATACTCTGA
- a CDS encoding LysR family transcriptional regulator, which produces MDIQLNDIALFVEVAKRKNFSHAAEALGIPSATLSKRVTELERRVGLQLLTRTTRRIDLTEAGALYFERCRHIIEEARVAHEQLQDMAALPRGRLRVSMYVSLAHLVLPVVMREFTEQYPDIECEFDLSGRPLDPISNPFDLVLRAGQQPDSSLISRQLMLMDHHLYASHDYLARHGQPLTPADLSHHDCLRFPSGEGATSYWMLHSGERVERVAVFGRLIANNTGMLARLAARGMGIVPLPVFHAMEKAIAAVGLVRVLPEWGLTPLPLFALLPSRTIPAKTRAFLDFIQPRLREQR; this is translated from the coding sequence ATGGACATCCAGCTCAATGACATCGCTTTGTTCGTCGAAGTCGCCAAGCGCAAGAATTTCAGCCATGCGGCCGAAGCGCTGGGCATTCCTTCGGCCACGCTCTCCAAGCGCGTTACCGAACTGGAGCGCCGTGTCGGCCTGCAACTTCTGACGCGCACGACGCGCCGCATCGACCTGACCGAAGCGGGCGCCCTGTACTTCGAACGCTGCCGCCACATCATCGAAGAGGCCCGCGTGGCCCACGAGCAGCTTCAGGATATGGCGGCACTGCCCCGCGGCCGCCTGCGCGTTTCCATGTACGTCAGCCTGGCGCACCTGGTGCTGCCGGTCGTCATGCGCGAATTCACGGAGCAATACCCGGACATCGAATGCGAATTCGACCTCAGCGGCCGCCCGCTGGACCCGATCAGCAATCCCTTCGATTTGGTCCTGCGCGCCGGCCAGCAGCCGGATTCCAGCCTGATTTCGCGGCAATTGATGCTGATGGACCATCACCTTTATGCGTCCCACGATTACCTGGCCCGCCACGGACAACCGCTGACCCCGGCGGATCTCAGCCATCACGACTGCCTGCGCTTTCCCTCCGGCGAAGGCGCGACGTCCTACTGGATGCTCCATTCCGGCGAACGCGTCGAACGGGTGGCGGTGTTCGGCAGGCTGATCGCCAATAACACCGGCATGCTGGCGCGCCTGGCGGCACGCGGCATGGGCATCGTACCGCTGCCCGTATTCCACGCAATGGAAAAGGCCATCGCCGCGGTGGGCCTGGTCCGGGTGCTGCCCGAGTGGGGCCTGACGCCCCTGCCGCTGTTCGCTTTGCTGCCCTCGCGCACGATTCCCGCCAAGACCCGCGCCTTCCTGGATTTCATCCAGCCGCGCCTGCGGGAACAGCGCTAG
- a CDS encoding cupin domain-containing protein, producing the protein MATSLPPWLVREADVPGYHPANHLGTTNRRLIGRENVGARNVEVILGVIEKGKGALPHAHPGIEQVCYLLSGTARAEVDGVAADMQAGDCCYFPPDIPHVFTVTSEQPARLLVIYTPPYEENPDRVIRQA; encoded by the coding sequence ATGGCCACTTCCCTTCCCCCCTGGCTGGTCCGCGAGGCCGACGTACCCGGCTACCACCCCGCCAACCACCTGGGTACCACCAATCGCCGGCTGATCGGCCGCGAAAACGTGGGCGCCCGCAATGTCGAAGTGATCCTGGGCGTCATCGAAAAGGGCAAGGGGGCGCTGCCGCACGCCCATCCCGGCATCGAGCAGGTCTGCTACCTGCTTTCCGGAACCGCGCGGGCGGAGGTCGACGGCGTCGCCGCCGACATGCAGGCCGGCGACTGCTGCTACTTCCCGCCCGACATCCCGCACGTCTTCACCGTCACCAGCGAACAGCCGGCGCGCCTGCTGGTGATCTACACCCCGCCTTACGAAGAAAACCCTGACCGGGTCATCCGGCAGGCATAA